CGAGCAGCGCGTAGGCGATTTCCTGGGCCGGACCGAGCGCGTCCAGCGCCGCGCCGAGGAAGACGCGAAGAAGGCAGCGGATCCGCGTCGCGTGGCCGAACACATCTTCTCGTTCTGACGGCATCGTGGTCCGCGGATCGGCCGTCCCGCCGCACCGGCGGGACGCGCCGGCGGCTCGGCGTCGGCGTGCGCCCCCGGCCCCACGCAATCGCACGGCGGCGGTGCGGGGGCTATAACGGGGACATGCTCGTCCGCGCCTGCGCGCTCGCGGCCGCCGCGGCCGTGGCCGCGTGCTCGGCGCCGCCCGCTCCCGTCGGGCCGGCGGCCGCCGGCCCGCGCCGCATCACAATCGTCGCGACGACCGATTTACACGGCCACGTCGAGGCGCTG
Above is a genomic segment from Deltaproteobacteria bacterium containing:
- a CDS encoding RND transporter → MLVRACALAAAAAVAACSAPPAPVGPAAAGPRRITIVATTDLHGHVEAL